In the genome of Pseudarthrobacter sp. IC2-21, one region contains:
- a CDS encoding WXG100 family type VII secretion target, with amino-acid sequence MAIWGADVEQLRTLGTKLQAGASTIEQERSNLTRLLDSTVWKGPDADHFRGEWSGTHTSALNQVIQALKDAGQKATRNANEQDQASR; translated from the coding sequence ATGGCTATTTGGGGCGCAGATGTAGAGCAGCTCAGGACTCTTGGCACGAAGCTGCAGGCCGGTGCTTCCACGATCGAGCAGGAGCGGAGCAACCTGACCCGGCTGCTGGACAGCACCGTGTGGAAGGGCCCGGACGCGGACCACTTCCGCGGCGAGTGGTCCGGGACGCACACGAGTGCGCTGAACCAGGTCATCCAGGCGCTCAAGGATGCCGGCCAGAAGGCCACCAGGAACGCCAATGAGCAGGATCAGGCTTCCCGCTAA
- a CDS encoding FtsK/SpoIIIE domain-containing protein, whose product MRIRLTLRRDPAETKDLAVTVDGLATVADIATQLWVADPERKGSPAPDNLSLRIDEAFVGGGIRGNILTRTDNLLESGLRPGSVISLAEVSENFNAPGANRGPAAATLRILSGPDVGQEFSLPSGTSYIGRDRDVDIRLSDPLTSKRHARITVGEGVEIVDTNSANGLLMDGLPVTRATLNSSDTVTLGETTVTVVPLGHNHAAAPTSPLVDFNRSPRVVPRFDAPKRVPPAGPKRPDHQAFPYIMLMAPLLLGGVMFAVTRNMLSVIFMMMMPLFIVGHYVDHKMQSRRQQKEQLKQFRGSMAAFRQDITELQHVERAVRLQEAPSVSDTVDAIYKLGPLLWTHRPEHLGFLGLRFGLGTSPSRIVFEEPSSNDTEAEYMREIQGCLKQFRDIEGVPVVSQLRTSGAFGMAGARGLVDDVARGMVLQFVGLHSPAEAVVTAITSAQSRQRWDWLQWLPHVGSGHSPLSGDHLAAGSASGSSLLARLEDLLDAREALAQLPAPDARGLIDPAKHELPAPVLPAVLVIVEDDAPVDRGRLTRLAERGPDSGVHVMWVATDIQALPAACRDFMVVDGGNGTTTGQVRLGRHTYPVSCESLDAELAAQLARMLAPVVDVGKPVTDDSDLPRAVSYATLIGKDFLDNPQAVAERWEENNSVHASAVPNRKDNGTLRALVGSKGIEPLYLDLKNEGPHALVGGTTGAGKSEFLQSWVMGMAAAYSPDRVSFLFVDYKGGAAFADCLNLPHTVGLVTDLSQHLVRRALTSLRAELHYREHLLNRKKAKDLLALQREADPDAPPYLVIIVDEFAALATEVPEFVDGVVDVAARGRSLGLHLILATQRPAGVIKESLRANTNLRVALRMADEDDATDILGVPEAAYFDPSIPGRGAAKTGPGRIQGFQTGYAGGWTTDKPQRPQIDIVEMAFGSGPTWEAPAPAKPVVEAPAGPNDIARMTANIVRAAESLAIRPPRKPWLDELATTYDFSKLPNPRTDERLLLGVADDPARQEQPTVFYEPDKDGNMAIYGTGGSGKSAALRGIAIAAAVTPRGGPVHIYGIDCGSSGLKMLDELPHVGEILDGDDVERVGRLLRLLRDIADERSARYADVRASTIVEYRTLAERPDEKRIFVLVDGMSAFRETYEYSKLSALWDIFLQLATDGRPLGIHLVVTADRPNSVPASLLASIQRRLVLRLSSEDDYLSMDVPRDVLSSSSPPGRGLLGGLEVQLAVLGGNSNLALQAREVHKLSQAMLRQGLDQAPKIQRLPEQVDLDLLPAGSPDLPVIGVDDETLQPAEIMAKGSLLLAGPPGSGRTVALVSLAYALRRSNPDTELVYIGSRRSAVASLPLWNRSVVGADDLSEIVEDLMEHASGNPGKVAIFIEGLTEFTDTVAESGVSQLVTASIKADQWVIGESETSTWSSAWSLAQPFKSGRRGLLMNPGDIEGDSLLSTSLGRVSPQFIPGRGYIVGRGKARKLQIALPPENRD is encoded by the coding sequence ATGAGGATCCGGCTGACACTCCGCCGGGACCCGGCTGAAACCAAGGACCTGGCCGTCACGGTGGACGGACTCGCCACCGTGGCGGACATCGCCACGCAACTGTGGGTGGCGGACCCCGAGCGGAAAGGATCCCCGGCGCCGGACAACCTTTCCCTGCGCATCGACGAGGCCTTTGTGGGCGGCGGAATCCGGGGCAACATCCTCACCCGGACCGACAACCTCCTCGAGTCGGGGCTGCGGCCGGGCTCCGTGATCTCGCTGGCTGAGGTCAGCGAGAACTTCAACGCTCCCGGGGCCAATCGCGGGCCCGCTGCGGCAACGTTGCGGATCCTCTCAGGGCCCGACGTCGGGCAGGAGTTTTCGCTGCCCTCCGGCACCAGCTACATCGGCCGGGACCGGGACGTTGACATCCGGCTTTCGGACCCGCTGACCTCCAAGCGACACGCCCGCATCACCGTGGGCGAGGGCGTGGAAATCGTGGACACCAACTCCGCCAACGGCCTGCTCATGGACGGCCTCCCCGTGACCCGGGCAACGCTTAATTCCTCGGACACTGTCACGCTGGGGGAGACCACCGTGACAGTGGTGCCGCTGGGACATAACCATGCGGCAGCGCCGACGTCGCCCCTTGTCGATTTCAACCGCTCGCCGCGGGTTGTTCCTCGCTTCGACGCGCCCAAGCGCGTGCCCCCGGCCGGGCCCAAAAGGCCGGACCATCAGGCGTTCCCGTACATCATGCTGATGGCGCCGCTCCTGCTGGGTGGCGTGATGTTTGCGGTCACCCGGAACATGCTCTCGGTGATCTTCATGATGATGATGCCGCTGTTCATTGTGGGCCACTACGTGGACCACAAGATGCAGTCCAGGCGCCAGCAGAAGGAGCAGCTCAAGCAGTTCCGCGGGTCCATGGCCGCCTTCCGGCAGGACATCACCGAGCTGCAGCACGTGGAACGGGCAGTCCGGCTGCAGGAAGCGCCCTCGGTGAGCGACACCGTGGACGCCATCTACAAACTGGGCCCGCTGCTGTGGACCCACCGCCCGGAGCACCTCGGGTTCCTGGGGCTGCGGTTCGGGCTGGGCACCAGTCCCTCGCGCATTGTGTTCGAGGAACCCAGCAGCAACGACACCGAAGCTGAATACATGCGCGAAATCCAGGGCTGCCTCAAGCAGTTCCGGGACATCGAAGGCGTACCGGTAGTCTCCCAGCTGCGCACGTCAGGGGCCTTCGGCATGGCCGGCGCACGCGGCCTGGTGGACGACGTTGCCCGCGGCATGGTCCTCCAGTTCGTCGGACTGCACTCACCTGCTGAAGCCGTGGTTACAGCCATCACCTCCGCCCAGTCACGCCAGCGCTGGGACTGGCTGCAGTGGCTGCCGCACGTGGGCTCCGGCCACAGCCCCCTCTCCGGTGACCACCTGGCCGCGGGTTCCGCCAGCGGGTCCTCGCTGCTGGCCCGGCTGGAGGACCTGCTCGATGCCCGGGAGGCGCTGGCCCAGCTCCCGGCTCCGGACGCCAGGGGACTGATTGACCCGGCCAAACACGAACTCCCGGCGCCGGTGCTTCCTGCGGTCCTGGTCATCGTTGAGGACGACGCCCCGGTGGACCGCGGCAGGCTGACCCGGCTCGCCGAACGCGGGCCGGACTCCGGCGTCCACGTGATGTGGGTGGCCACGGACATCCAGGCGCTCCCGGCCGCCTGCCGTGACTTCATGGTGGTCGACGGCGGGAACGGCACCACCACCGGCCAGGTCCGGCTGGGCCGGCACACCTATCCGGTCAGCTGCGAAAGCCTCGACGCCGAACTTGCCGCCCAGCTCGCCCGGATGCTGGCGCCGGTGGTGGACGTCGGCAAACCCGTCACGGACGACTCGGACCTGCCGCGCGCGGTGTCCTATGCCACCCTGATCGGCAAGGATTTCCTGGACAACCCGCAGGCCGTGGCTGAGCGCTGGGAAGAAAACAACTCGGTCCATGCCTCTGCCGTGCCCAACCGCAAGGACAACGGAACCCTCCGCGCCCTGGTGGGTTCCAAGGGCATCGAACCCCTGTACCTGGACCTGAAGAACGAGGGCCCGCACGCCCTCGTGGGAGGCACCACCGGTGCCGGCAAGTCCGAATTCCTGCAATCCTGGGTCATGGGCATGGCAGCGGCCTACAGCCCGGACCGGGTCAGCTTCCTCTTCGTGGACTACAAGGGCGGGGCTGCGTTCGCCGACTGCCTGAACCTGCCCCACACAGTTGGCCTGGTCACCGACCTCTCCCAGCACCTGGTCCGCCGCGCCCTGACCTCGCTGCGGGCCGAGCTGCACTACCGGGAACACCTGCTGAACCGGAAGAAAGCCAAGGACCTCCTGGCCCTCCAGCGCGAAGCCGATCCCGATGCCCCGCCGTACCTGGTCATCATCGTTGACGAGTTCGCGGCGCTGGCCACCGAAGTGCCCGAATTCGTTGACGGCGTGGTGGACGTGGCCGCCCGCGGCCGGTCCCTGGGCCTGCACCTCATCCTGGCCACGCAGCGTCCTGCCGGGGTCATCAAGGAAAGCCTGCGCGCCAACACCAACCTCCGGGTGGCCCTGCGCATGGCCGATGAAGACGATGCCACGGACATCCTCGGCGTGCCGGAAGCAGCCTACTTCGACCCCTCCATCCCGGGACGCGGTGCGGCCAAAACCGGACCCGGCCGCATCCAGGGCTTCCAGACCGGCTACGCCGGGGGCTGGACCACGGATAAACCCCAGCGCCCCCAGATCGACATCGTGGAGATGGCCTTCGGGTCCGGGCCCACCTGGGAGGCACCCGCTCCCGCGAAACCCGTGGTGGAAGCTCCGGCCGGACCCAACGACATCGCCAGGATGACCGCCAACATTGTCCGCGCGGCCGAGTCACTGGCCATCCGGCCGCCGCGCAAGCCGTGGCTGGACGAGCTGGCCACCACCTACGACTTCTCCAAGCTGCCGAATCCGCGGACCGACGAGCGGCTGCTGCTGGGTGTGGCGGACGATCCCGCCCGCCAGGAACAGCCCACGGTGTTTTACGAACCGGACAAAGACGGCAACATGGCCATTTACGGCACGGGCGGCTCCGGCAAATCCGCGGCTTTGCGGGGGATCGCCATCGCCGCCGCCGTCACGCCCCGGGGCGGTCCCGTCCACATTTACGGGATTGACTGTGGCTCCTCCGGGCTGAAGATGCTCGACGAACTGCCGCACGTGGGTGAAATCCTCGACGGCGACGACGTGGAGCGCGTAGGCCGCCTGCTGCGGCTGCTCCGGGACATCGCCGACGAACGGTCCGCGCGCTACGCCGATGTCCGGGCGTCCACCATCGTTGAATACCGGACACTGGCGGAGCGCCCGGACGAGAAGCGCATTTTCGTCCTGGTTGACGGCATGTCCGCGTTCCGCGAGACCTATGAGTACAGCAAACTGTCCGCGCTGTGGGACATTTTCCTCCAGCTGGCCACCGACGGCCGCCCCCTCGGAATCCACCTTGTTGTTACCGCTGACCGGCCCAACTCCGTGCCCGCATCGCTGCTGGCCTCAATCCAGCGCCGCCTGGTGCTCCGGCTGTCCTCCGAAGACGACTACCTTTCGATGGATGTACCCAGGGATGTACTCAGTTCCTCCTCGCCGCCGGGCCGCGGGCTGCTGGGCGGCCTCGAGGTGCAGCTGGCCGTCCTCGGCGGGAACTCCAACCTGGCACTCCAGGCACGCGAAGTCCACAAGCTCAGCCAGGCAATGCTGCGCCAGGGACTGGACCAGGCACCAAAGATCCAGCGGCTGCCCGAACAGGTGGACCTGGACCTCCTGCCCGCCGGCAGCCCGGACCTCCCGGTCATCGGTGTCGACGACGAAACGCTGCAGCCCGCCGAAATCATGGCGAAGGGTTCGCTGCTCCTGGCCGGACCTCCGGGCTCAGGACGCACCGTGGCCCTGGTCAGCCTGGCTTATGCGCTGCGCCGGTCCAACCCCGATACGGAACTGGTGTACATCGGCTCGCGCCGGTCCGCCGTGGCGTCACTGCCGCTGTGGAACCGTTCCGTGGTGGGCGCCGATGACCTGTCCGAAATTGTGGAAGACCTGATGGAACATGCCAGTGGAAACCCGGGCAAGGTGGCCATCTTCATCGAGGGTCTGACCGAGTTCACGGACACGGTGGCGGAATCGGGCGTTTCACAGCTCGTGACAGCGTCCATCAAGGCCGACCAGTGGGTCATCGGCGAATCCGAGACGTCAACGTGGTCCTCCGCCTGGTCCCTGGCGCAGCCGTTCAAGTCCGGTCGGCGCGGGCTGCTGATGAACCCCGGTGACATCGAAGGCGACAGCCTGCTCAGCACGTCGCTGGGCCGGGTGAGCCCGCAGTTCATCCCCGGCCGCGGTTACATTGTGGGGCGGGGCAAGGCACGCAAACTCCAGATCGCCCTGCCACCGGAAAACAGGGACTGA